A stretch of Bubalus bubalis isolate 160015118507 breed Murrah chromosome 19, NDDB_SH_1, whole genome shotgun sequence DNA encodes these proteins:
- the LOC102409972 gene encoding 60S ribosomal protein L30-like, with amino-acid sequence MVAAKKMKKSLESINSRLQPVMKSGKYVLGYKQTLKRIRQGKAKLVILANNCPALRKSEIEYYAMLAKTGVHHYSGNNIELGTACGKYYRVCTLAIIDPGDSDIIRSMPEQTGEK; translated from the coding sequence ATGGTGGCtgcaaagaagatgaaaaagtcaCTGGAGTCGATCAACTCTAGGCTGCAGCCGGTTATGAAAAGTGGAAAGTACGTGCTGGGGTACAAACAGACTCTGAAAAGGATCAGACAAGGCAAAGCGAAACTGGTCATCCTCGCCAACAACTGCCCAGCCTTGAGGAAATCTGAAATAGAGTATTATGCCATGTTGGCCAAAACTGGTGTCCATCACTACAGTGGCAATAATATTGAATTGGGCACAGCATGTGGAAAATACTACAGAGTATGCACACTGGCTATCATTgatccaggtgattctgatattaTTAGAAGCATGCCAGAACAGACTGGTGAAAAGTAA